One genomic window of Misgurnus anguillicaudatus chromosome 12, ASM2758022v2, whole genome shotgun sequence includes the following:
- the per1a gene encoding period circadian protein homolog 1a isoform X2 — protein MSNAKFPTPVRSDANLVRGAIRKDGGASQSNTSRGMIDRSLVCHNQPVCPRLDISAIHQPSHSDDTDAHSSGNDSAERESEGHMGRETSTCSSRNGKGSTTETTESKSSNGNSPSPPSSSVSYSALSGSSEQDHPTSLTSNGDQPVRLQTQRELLGALRELKIRLPAEHRRKGRSSTLASLHYALSCIKQVRANQEYYHQWSVEESHGCCLDLSSFTIEELDNITSEYTLQNTDTFSVAVSFLSGKVVYISPQAASLLCCTPERLQGALFSELLAPQDVSTFYSNTAPCHLPPWSLCAGKTSQVDCAEKSMFCRISRGRDSGGEVKYYPFRLTPYQLTLRDSDTSQPEPCCLLIAERVHSGYEAPRIPADKRIFTTSHTPNCLFQEIDERAVPLLGYLPQDLVGKPVLIYLHPEDRLLMVSIHKKILQLAGQPFDHSPLRMRARSGEYLTLDTSWSSFINPWSRKVAFIVGRHKVRTSPLNEDVFTAPEGGELKAMSPEVPQLNEMIHKFLVQPIHSGSSQGYGSLASSVSHELQQSAASSSESNGHTSEDQIKTRTQMTFEQICQDVHMVKSSGQQVFIESRNRSPPLKQDSLALAKAADTTEASSREGLAGLALSSPPRKELPNVYSYQQINCLDSIIRYLESFNVPGTVKRKCGSSSGTTSSTSDDDKQREAIGALKDRADTLLVAEGSKVIPLALHCKAESVVSATSLCSFSSTIVHVGDKKPPESDIIMMEEPPTTPTHPATAPFTSVTSPMPVNPQPTSSPTTAAPDKEKEKRGAVKGLTKAVLSAHTQQEEQAFLNRFRDISQLRIVQPSGPPQCKHTSTPGIKGVNSSQNYPSGTSSRRHGRGGKRRKHQIDGNVPDSISPSRSCPYRVPRPASVRPNFPSLQDSSKTSVGSPASGTPMIMPFPSGYIPMYPNLSPFPVPQMGADPLLQTGVPRFPIQGFQMFPSVMPQAMTFMLPNYMFPHFGNPGSLNTQLPAQMNPLGQFPSSVGQLNPYYPEVGPFNQLGAQGNPPIPAVFPQQFYNSNPLITFSNPSPIPAGNATASPHGHSRSSTPQSTGQQAGEREGASSPFFQSRCSSPLNLLQLEELPSNRMDVTQQTPPPIVGASLQGGGNSNDSETKLNDSGEVNECNQDNMSTSSEMLDLLLQEDARSGTGSAASGSGSSGSGSFQSGSNGCSTSGSGTGSSDTSKYFGSIDSSETDPAHKPASGDLESEQFMKFVLQDPIWLLMANTDNKVMMTYQMPIRDKTSVLKEDRDALKAVQKHQPHFTEEQRKELTLVHPWIQNGCLPKAINVTSCTGCGTPADSSTPPFDLDVYEMDFSMVLRAEAEQQDKLLTTVPSAFPLSPPASDTEQKGTRAGAANTNTQDWTMEEVEVTSSVEVKQD, from the exons ATGAGTAATGCTAAATTCCCAACCCCTGTAAGAAGTGATGCTAATCTAGTGAGGGGAGCCATACGTAAAGATGGAGGGGCGAGCCAATCGAATACGTCTCGTGGAATGATCGACAGGTCTCTCGTCTGTCACAATCAGCCTGTCTGTCCCAGACTCGACATCTCTGCCATTCATCAGCCATCCCATTCAGACGACACAGATGCCCACTCCAGCGGGAACGATTCAGCCGAGAGGGAGAGCGAAGGGCACATGGGAAGAGAAACATCCACCTGCAGCTCTCGCAATGGAAAGGGTTCAACCACTGAGACTACAGAAAGCAAAAG CTCAAATGGAAACAGCCCTTCACCGCCTAGTAGCTCAGTTTCGTATAGCGCTTTGAGTGGCAGCTCGGAGCAGGATCACCCGACCTCCCTAACATCCAACGGTGACCAGCCGGTTCGGCTGCAGACACAGAGAGAGCTACTAGGGGCCCTGCGCGAGCTGAAAATTCGGTTGCCGGCAGAACACCGCAGAAAGGGTCGATCTAGCACTTTGGCCTCGCTGCACTACGCGCTCAGCTGCATCAAACAAGTCAGAG CTAATCAAGAGTACTACCATCAGTGGAGTGTGGAAGAGAGCCATGGATGTTGTTTGGACTTGTCGTCATTTACTATCGAAGAGTTAGACAACATTACATCTGAGTATACCCTTCAAAACACG GACACATTCTCCGTGGCAGTTTCCTTCCTCTCTGGGAAAGTCGTGTACATCTCACCCCAGGCGGCATCTCTGCTGTGCTGTACACCCGAGAGACTGCAGGGGGCGCTCTTTTCCGAACTCCTCGCACCTCAGGATGTCAGCACCTTCTACAGTAACACGGCTCCCTGCCACCTGCCACCATGGTCTTTATGCGCAGGAAAAA CCTCACAGGTGGACTGCGCCGAGAAGTCAATGTTTTGTCGGATCAGCAGAGGCAGGGACAGTGGCGGAGAGGTAAAATATTACCCCTTTCGTCTAACACCATATCAGCTGACCCTGAGAGACTCCGACACCTCCCAGCCCGAACCCTGCTGTCTCCTTATCGCAGAGAGAGTTCACTCCGGCTACGAGG CACCACGTATCCCAGCGGACAAAAGAATCTTCACAACTAGTCACACCCCAAACTGCCTCTTCCAAGAGATTGATGAAAG AGCCGTTCCCCTGTTGGGTTACCTGCCTCAGGATTTGGTCGGCAAACCGGTGTTGATATATCTGCATCCAGAGGACAGACTCCTCATGGTGTCCATACACAAGAAAA TTCTCCAGTTAGCAGGGCAGCCGTTCGATCACTCTCCCCTGCGTATGCGAGCAAGGAGTGGTGAATACCTGACCCTTGACACCAGTTGGTCGTCCTTTATTAATCCCTGGAGCAGAAAGGTGGCTTTTATAGTGGGACGTCACAAGGTTCGAAC GAGCCCCCTAAACGAAGACGTGTTCACTGCTCCAGAGGGTGGAGAGCTTAAGGCCATGTCCCCAGAGGTGCCACAGCTCAATGAAATGATCCACAAGTTCCTGGTGCAACCCATTCACAGCGGCAGCTCGCAGGGATACGGCAGCCTGGCCAGCAGCGTCTCCCATGAGCTCCAGCAGAGCGCCGCTTCCTCCTCTGAGAGTAACGGGCACACTTCAGAGGACCAGATCAAGACCAGGACACAAATGA CATTTGAGCAGATTTGTCAAGACGTGCATATGGTGAAGTCCAGTGGACAGCAGGTCTTCATCGAATCCAGAAACCGGTCTCCACCTCTCAAACAGGATAGCttag CACTGGCAAAGGCAGCAGACACAACagaggcatcatctagagaagGTCTGGCCGGTTTGGCATTGTCCAGTCCACCTAGGAAAGAGCTGCCTAACGTTTATTCATATCAGCAGATAAACTGTCTGGACAGCATCATCCG ATATCTAGAGAGCTTTAATGTTCCCGGCACAGTGAAGAGGAAGTGTGGCTCATCTTCCGGCACAACTTCTTCCACCTCAGATGATGATAAACAACGGGAAGCAATCGGAGCTTTGAAAG ACAGGGCAGATACTCTGTTGGTGGCTGAAGGGTCAAAAGTCATCCCTCTCGCTCTACACTGTAAGGCCGAGAGCGTCGTCTCAGCCACATCCTTGTGCAGTTTCAGCAGCACCATTGTTCACGTTGGTGACAAAAAGCCACCTGAGTCAG ACATTATCATGATGGAGGAACCGCCAACCACCCCAACACATCCCGCCACAGCTCCTTTCACTTCTGTCACCTCTCCCATGCCTGTGAATCCCCAGCCAACCTCCTCCCCTACCACTGCTGCCCCTGACAAAGAAAAGGAGAAAAGAGGAGCAGTAAAGGGTCTCACAAAAGCTGTGTTATCTGCTCACACCCAACAAGAGGAGCAGGCCTTCCTCAACCGCTTCAGAGACATCAGCCAGCTGCGGATCGTACAACCCAGCGGACCACCTCAGTGTAAACATACATCTACTCCCGGGATAAAAG GAGTAAACAGCTCCCAAAATTATCCATCTGGAACCAGCAGTCGTCGTCATGGCAGGGGTGGGAAGAGGAGAAAACACCAAATAGATGGCAACGTTCCTGACTCTATCTCTCCATCTAGGTCTTGCCCCTATAGGGTACCTAGACCAGCATCAGTGAGACCCAACTTCCCCTCTCTCCAAGACTCTTCCAAGACATCTGTGGGGTCTCCAGCCAGCGGCACTCCAATGATAATGCCATTTCCTTCGGGTTACATCCCCATGTACCCTAATTTATCCCCTTTCCCAGTGCCCCAAATGGGAGCGGATCCTTTGTTGCAAACAGGTGTCCCTAGATTCCCCATACAGGGTTTTCAGATGTTTCCTTCAGTGATGCCCCAAGCAATGACCTTCATGTTGCCCAACTACATGTTTCCACATTTCGGTAACCCAGGATCACTGAACACACAACTGCCTGCCCAGATGAACCCGTTGGGCCAGTTCCCTTCATCCGTGGGTCAGTTAAACCCTTACTATCCCGAAGTCGGGCCATTTAACCAACTGGGTGCCCAGGGTAATCCTCCCATACCTGCAGTGTTTCCCCAGCAATTCTACAACTCAAATCCCTTGATTACTTTTTCAAACCCTTCACCAATTCCTGCAGGAAACGCCACCGCTTCACCACACGGACACTCTCGATCCAGCACACCTCAGTCCACAGGGCAGCAAGCTGGGGAGAGGGAAGGTGCCAGCTCCCCTTTCTTCCAGTCACGATGCTCCTCGCCACTTAATCTATTACAGCTTGAGGAATTACCAAGCAACCGTATGGATGTCACTCAACAGACTCCACCCCCAATAGTAGGGGCATCATTGCAGGGGGGCGGGAATTCCAACGACAGCGAAACCAAACTAAATGACAGC ggCGAGGTCAATGAGTGCAACCAAGACAACATGTCAACCTCCAGTGAAATGTTGGACCTACTGCTGCAGGAAGACGCTCGGTCGGGCACCGGCTCAGCCGCATCAGGCTCCGGGTCATCAGGATCTGGATCATTTCAATCTGGATCTAATGGCTGCAGCACATCAGGAAGTGGCACTG GAAGTAGTGATACCAGCAAATACTTTGGAAGCATCGACTCGTCAGAGACCGATCCTGCTCATAAACCAGCGTCTGGAGATCTGGAAAGCGAACAGTTCATGAAGTTTGTCCTGCAGGACCCTATATGGCTCCTCATGGCCAACACAGACAACAAGGTCATGATGACATACCAGATGCCGATCAG GGACAAAACATCAGTACTTAAAGAAGACAGAGATGCCCTGAAAGCTGTTCAGAAGCATCAGCCTCACTTTACTGAAGAGCAGAGGAAAGAATTAACTCTGGTCCACCCATGGATCCAAAATGGCTGCCTACCAAAAGCCATCAATGTTACG TCTTGCACAGGGTGTGGGACTCCTGCAGATTCCTCTACCCCTCCGTTTGATTTGGATGTTTATGAGATGGATTTCAGCATGGTTTTAAGAGCAGAGGCCGAGCAACAAGATAAACTATTAACAACAGTACCAAGTGCTTTTCCCTTGAGCCCTCCAGCATCTGATACTGAGCAGAAAGGCACTCGGGCCGGAGCGGCCAACACGAACACACAGGATTGGACCATGGAGGAGGTGGAAGTGACATCATCAGTGGAGGTTAAGCAAGACTGA
- the per1a gene encoding period circadian protein homolog 1a isoform X1 has protein sequence MSNAKFPTPVRSDANLVRGAIRKDGGASQSNTSRGMIDRSLVCHNQPVCPRLDISAIHQPSHSDDTDAHSSGNDSAERESEGHMGRETSTCSSRNGKGSTTETTESKSSNGNSPSPPSSSVSYSALSGSSEQDHPTSLTSNGDQPVRLQTQRELLGALRELKIRLPAEHRRKGRSSTLASLHYALSCIKQVRANQEYYHQWSVEESHGCCLDLSSFTIEELDNITSEYTLQNTDTFSVAVSFLSGKVVYISPQAASLLCCTPERLQGALFSELLAPQDVSTFYSNTAPCHLPPWSLCAGKTSQVDCAEKSMFCRISRGRDSGGEVKYYPFRLTPYQLTLRDSDTSQPEPCCLLIAERVHSGYEAPRIPADKRIFTTSHTPNCLFQEIDERAVPLLGYLPQDLVGKPVLIYLHPEDRLLMVSIHKKILQLAGQPFDHSPLRMRARSGEYLTLDTSWSSFINPWSRKVAFIVGRHKVRTSPLNEDVFTAPEGGELKAMSPEVPQLNEMIHKFLVQPIHSGSSQGYGSLASSVSHELQQSAASSSESNGHTSEDQIKTRTQMTFEQICQDVHMVKSSGQQVFIESRNRSPPLKQDSLVALAKAADTTEASSREGLAGLALSSPPRKELPNVYSYQQINCLDSIIRYLESFNVPGTVKRKCGSSSGTTSSTSDDDKQREAIGALKDRADTLLVAEGSKVIPLALHCKAESVVSATSLCSFSSTIVHVGDKKPPESDIIMMEEPPTTPTHPATAPFTSVTSPMPVNPQPTSSPTTAAPDKEKEKRGAVKGLTKAVLSAHTQQEEQAFLNRFRDISQLRIVQPSGPPQCKHTSTPGIKGVNSSQNYPSGTSSRRHGRGGKRRKHQIDGNVPDSISPSRSCPYRVPRPASVRPNFPSLQDSSKTSVGSPASGTPMIMPFPSGYIPMYPNLSPFPVPQMGADPLLQTGVPRFPIQGFQMFPSVMPQAMTFMLPNYMFPHFGNPGSLNTQLPAQMNPLGQFPSSVGQLNPYYPEVGPFNQLGAQGNPPIPAVFPQQFYNSNPLITFSNPSPIPAGNATASPHGHSRSSTPQSTGQQAGEREGASSPFFQSRCSSPLNLLQLEELPSNRMDVTQQTPPPIVGASLQGGGNSNDSETKLNDSGEVNECNQDNMSTSSEMLDLLLQEDARSGTGSAASGSGSSGSGSFQSGSNGCSTSGSGTGSSDTSKYFGSIDSSETDPAHKPASGDLESEQFMKFVLQDPIWLLMANTDNKVMMTYQMPIRDKTSVLKEDRDALKAVQKHQPHFTEEQRKELTLVHPWIQNGCLPKAINVTSCTGCGTPADSSTPPFDLDVYEMDFSMVLRAEAEQQDKLLTTVPSAFPLSPPASDTEQKGTRAGAANTNTQDWTMEEVEVTSSVEVKQD, from the exons ATGAGTAATGCTAAATTCCCAACCCCTGTAAGAAGTGATGCTAATCTAGTGAGGGGAGCCATACGTAAAGATGGAGGGGCGAGCCAATCGAATACGTCTCGTGGAATGATCGACAGGTCTCTCGTCTGTCACAATCAGCCTGTCTGTCCCAGACTCGACATCTCTGCCATTCATCAGCCATCCCATTCAGACGACACAGATGCCCACTCCAGCGGGAACGATTCAGCCGAGAGGGAGAGCGAAGGGCACATGGGAAGAGAAACATCCACCTGCAGCTCTCGCAATGGAAAGGGTTCAACCACTGAGACTACAGAAAGCAAAAG CTCAAATGGAAACAGCCCTTCACCGCCTAGTAGCTCAGTTTCGTATAGCGCTTTGAGTGGCAGCTCGGAGCAGGATCACCCGACCTCCCTAACATCCAACGGTGACCAGCCGGTTCGGCTGCAGACACAGAGAGAGCTACTAGGGGCCCTGCGCGAGCTGAAAATTCGGTTGCCGGCAGAACACCGCAGAAAGGGTCGATCTAGCACTTTGGCCTCGCTGCACTACGCGCTCAGCTGCATCAAACAAGTCAGAG CTAATCAAGAGTACTACCATCAGTGGAGTGTGGAAGAGAGCCATGGATGTTGTTTGGACTTGTCGTCATTTACTATCGAAGAGTTAGACAACATTACATCTGAGTATACCCTTCAAAACACG GACACATTCTCCGTGGCAGTTTCCTTCCTCTCTGGGAAAGTCGTGTACATCTCACCCCAGGCGGCATCTCTGCTGTGCTGTACACCCGAGAGACTGCAGGGGGCGCTCTTTTCCGAACTCCTCGCACCTCAGGATGTCAGCACCTTCTACAGTAACACGGCTCCCTGCCACCTGCCACCATGGTCTTTATGCGCAGGAAAAA CCTCACAGGTGGACTGCGCCGAGAAGTCAATGTTTTGTCGGATCAGCAGAGGCAGGGACAGTGGCGGAGAGGTAAAATATTACCCCTTTCGTCTAACACCATATCAGCTGACCCTGAGAGACTCCGACACCTCCCAGCCCGAACCCTGCTGTCTCCTTATCGCAGAGAGAGTTCACTCCGGCTACGAGG CACCACGTATCCCAGCGGACAAAAGAATCTTCACAACTAGTCACACCCCAAACTGCCTCTTCCAAGAGATTGATGAAAG AGCCGTTCCCCTGTTGGGTTACCTGCCTCAGGATTTGGTCGGCAAACCGGTGTTGATATATCTGCATCCAGAGGACAGACTCCTCATGGTGTCCATACACAAGAAAA TTCTCCAGTTAGCAGGGCAGCCGTTCGATCACTCTCCCCTGCGTATGCGAGCAAGGAGTGGTGAATACCTGACCCTTGACACCAGTTGGTCGTCCTTTATTAATCCCTGGAGCAGAAAGGTGGCTTTTATAGTGGGACGTCACAAGGTTCGAAC GAGCCCCCTAAACGAAGACGTGTTCACTGCTCCAGAGGGTGGAGAGCTTAAGGCCATGTCCCCAGAGGTGCCACAGCTCAATGAAATGATCCACAAGTTCCTGGTGCAACCCATTCACAGCGGCAGCTCGCAGGGATACGGCAGCCTGGCCAGCAGCGTCTCCCATGAGCTCCAGCAGAGCGCCGCTTCCTCCTCTGAGAGTAACGGGCACACTTCAGAGGACCAGATCAAGACCAGGACACAAATGA CATTTGAGCAGATTTGTCAAGACGTGCATATGGTGAAGTCCAGTGGACAGCAGGTCTTCATCGAATCCAGAAACCGGTCTCCACCTCTCAAACAGGATAGCttag TAGCACTGGCAAAGGCAGCAGACACAACagaggcatcatctagagaagGTCTGGCCGGTTTGGCATTGTCCAGTCCACCTAGGAAAGAGCTGCCTAACGTTTATTCATATCAGCAGATAAACTGTCTGGACAGCATCATCCG ATATCTAGAGAGCTTTAATGTTCCCGGCACAGTGAAGAGGAAGTGTGGCTCATCTTCCGGCACAACTTCTTCCACCTCAGATGATGATAAACAACGGGAAGCAATCGGAGCTTTGAAAG ACAGGGCAGATACTCTGTTGGTGGCTGAAGGGTCAAAAGTCATCCCTCTCGCTCTACACTGTAAGGCCGAGAGCGTCGTCTCAGCCACATCCTTGTGCAGTTTCAGCAGCACCATTGTTCACGTTGGTGACAAAAAGCCACCTGAGTCAG ACATTATCATGATGGAGGAACCGCCAACCACCCCAACACATCCCGCCACAGCTCCTTTCACTTCTGTCACCTCTCCCATGCCTGTGAATCCCCAGCCAACCTCCTCCCCTACCACTGCTGCCCCTGACAAAGAAAAGGAGAAAAGAGGAGCAGTAAAGGGTCTCACAAAAGCTGTGTTATCTGCTCACACCCAACAAGAGGAGCAGGCCTTCCTCAACCGCTTCAGAGACATCAGCCAGCTGCGGATCGTACAACCCAGCGGACCACCTCAGTGTAAACATACATCTACTCCCGGGATAAAAG GAGTAAACAGCTCCCAAAATTATCCATCTGGAACCAGCAGTCGTCGTCATGGCAGGGGTGGGAAGAGGAGAAAACACCAAATAGATGGCAACGTTCCTGACTCTATCTCTCCATCTAGGTCTTGCCCCTATAGGGTACCTAGACCAGCATCAGTGAGACCCAACTTCCCCTCTCTCCAAGACTCTTCCAAGACATCTGTGGGGTCTCCAGCCAGCGGCACTCCAATGATAATGCCATTTCCTTCGGGTTACATCCCCATGTACCCTAATTTATCCCCTTTCCCAGTGCCCCAAATGGGAGCGGATCCTTTGTTGCAAACAGGTGTCCCTAGATTCCCCATACAGGGTTTTCAGATGTTTCCTTCAGTGATGCCCCAAGCAATGACCTTCATGTTGCCCAACTACATGTTTCCACATTTCGGTAACCCAGGATCACTGAACACACAACTGCCTGCCCAGATGAACCCGTTGGGCCAGTTCCCTTCATCCGTGGGTCAGTTAAACCCTTACTATCCCGAAGTCGGGCCATTTAACCAACTGGGTGCCCAGGGTAATCCTCCCATACCTGCAGTGTTTCCCCAGCAATTCTACAACTCAAATCCCTTGATTACTTTTTCAAACCCTTCACCAATTCCTGCAGGAAACGCCACCGCTTCACCACACGGACACTCTCGATCCAGCACACCTCAGTCCACAGGGCAGCAAGCTGGGGAGAGGGAAGGTGCCAGCTCCCCTTTCTTCCAGTCACGATGCTCCTCGCCACTTAATCTATTACAGCTTGAGGAATTACCAAGCAACCGTATGGATGTCACTCAACAGACTCCACCCCCAATAGTAGGGGCATCATTGCAGGGGGGCGGGAATTCCAACGACAGCGAAACCAAACTAAATGACAGC ggCGAGGTCAATGAGTGCAACCAAGACAACATGTCAACCTCCAGTGAAATGTTGGACCTACTGCTGCAGGAAGACGCTCGGTCGGGCACCGGCTCAGCCGCATCAGGCTCCGGGTCATCAGGATCTGGATCATTTCAATCTGGATCTAATGGCTGCAGCACATCAGGAAGTGGCACTG GAAGTAGTGATACCAGCAAATACTTTGGAAGCATCGACTCGTCAGAGACCGATCCTGCTCATAAACCAGCGTCTGGAGATCTGGAAAGCGAACAGTTCATGAAGTTTGTCCTGCAGGACCCTATATGGCTCCTCATGGCCAACACAGACAACAAGGTCATGATGACATACCAGATGCCGATCAG GGACAAAACATCAGTACTTAAAGAAGACAGAGATGCCCTGAAAGCTGTTCAGAAGCATCAGCCTCACTTTACTGAAGAGCAGAGGAAAGAATTAACTCTGGTCCACCCATGGATCCAAAATGGCTGCCTACCAAAAGCCATCAATGTTACG TCTTGCACAGGGTGTGGGACTCCTGCAGATTCCTCTACCCCTCCGTTTGATTTGGATGTTTATGAGATGGATTTCAGCATGGTTTTAAGAGCAGAGGCCGAGCAACAAGATAAACTATTAACAACAGTACCAAGTGCTTTTCCCTTGAGCCCTCCAGCATCTGATACTGAGCAGAAAGGCACTCGGGCCGGAGCGGCCAACACGAACACACAGGATTGGACCATGGAGGAGGTGGAAGTGACATCATCAGTGGAGGTTAAGCAAGACTGA